The Vibrio gallaecicus genome contains a region encoding:
- a CDS encoding AAA family ATPase, producing the protein MLPIIITGGPGAGKTTLINALSSAGYTTYPEVSRVLIEEQSQLGHGILPWANMKAFAELCFIYMRQQKRQSGHVDTVFLDRAIPDIFGYLKQQNLTIPASYIEECQGYHSQVFFCRPEVSVYVQDDVRPYPFDGALEIHQALIEAYQEVGFEVVDVPWGNVAERVSFVEQYLNLQTEKV; encoded by the coding sequence ATGCTGCCGATTATCATCACAGGTGGACCAGGCGCTGGGAAAACGACGCTGATTAATGCACTTTCAAGTGCTGGTTATACTACGTATCCAGAGGTTTCTCGTGTTCTCATTGAAGAGCAAAGTCAGCTAGGTCATGGCATTCTTCCATGGGCTAATATGAAGGCTTTTGCTGAGTTATGTTTTATTTATATGAGGCAGCAAAAGAGACAATCGGGCCACGTTGATACTGTATTTTTAGACCGTGCTATCCCAGATATTTTCGGGTATTTAAAGCAACAGAATCTGACTATTCCGGCGAGTTATATTGAAGAGTGCCAAGGTTATCATAGCCAAGTCTTTTTCTGCCGACCTGAAGTATCTGTGTATGTTCAAGATGATGTTCGTCCCTATCCATTTGATGGAGCATTAGAAATTCACCAAGCTTTAATTGAGGCGTATCAAGAGGTGGGTTTTGAAGTGGTCGATGTGCCATGGGGAAACGTAGCTGAACGAGTGAGTTTTGTTGAGCAGTATCTTAACTTACAAACAGAGAAAGTTTAG
- a CDS encoding DUF2959 domain-containing protein has translation MPYLLVIMLSIFTLTGCQSAYYSAMEQVGYHKRDIMVDRVEDAKESQQDAQEEFTSALEALTALTKFNGGELEGMYNQVNDKYQNSEKAAQNVSDRIAAIEDVSDALFDEWQAELELYTSSSLRRSSEQKLRETKASYKTMLSAMKRAEKKMDPVLNTLRDNTLYLKHNLNASAVGSLQGEFMSLEKDIAYAIKQMNTAIAESDKFLERLNTQ, from the coding sequence ATGCCTTATTTACTCGTCATTATGCTATCTATTTTTACATTGACTGGATGTCAATCGGCATATTATTCAGCGATGGAGCAAGTCGGTTACCACAAGCGTGACATCATGGTTGATCGGGTAGAAGACGCTAAAGAGTCTCAACAAGATGCTCAAGAGGAATTTACCAGCGCCTTAGAAGCCCTCACTGCATTAACAAAGTTTAATGGTGGTGAACTGGAAGGCATGTATAACCAAGTCAATGATAAATACCAAAACAGCGAAAAAGCCGCTCAAAATGTCAGTGACCGAATTGCAGCGATAGAAGATGTATCAGACGCATTATTTGATGAATGGCAAGCTGAATTAGAACTCTACACAAGCAGTTCACTTCGCCGTTCCAGCGAGCAAAAGTTACGAGAAACTAAAGCCTCATACAAAACCATGCTTTCAGCAATGAAACGAGCTGAAAAGAAAATGGACCCAGTACTGAACACACTAAGAGACAATACTTTGTATTTAAAACATAACCTTAATGCTAGTGCGGTAGGTTCTTTACAAGGTGAGTTCATGAGCTTAGAGAAAGACATTGCTTATGCGATCAAGCAAATGAATACCGCGATTGCCGAGTCAGATAAGTTTTTAGAGCGACTCAATACTCAATAA
- a CDS encoding virulence factor BrkB family protein, which translates to MNELQRSYKLKIAKGMALVMMFFRYLLVRMKHDRVNVNAGYLAYITLLSIVPMLTVLLSILSSFSVFSDVGIVLQSFIINNFVPAAGDAVHGALLDFVANTGKMTAVGSAFLFVAALMLISNIDKNLNYIWRVTDKRRAVLSFSMYWMVLTLGPILVGASIAATSYITSLNVIQHEAVSGIYHTLLRKLPFILSFCAFVGLYLLVPNKKVHFSHAVIGSLVAAILFELSKKGFAAYITQFPSYQLIYGALAAIPILFVWVYLCWLIVLVGAEVTAALGEQEQWRENQEMVHSLDNSTVVVKGNPSDSTDPKSE; encoded by the coding sequence ATGAACGAGTTACAAAGGAGTTACAAGTTGAAGATTGCAAAGGGAATGGCACTCGTGATGATGTTTTTTCGTTATTTACTTGTGCGAATGAAACACGACAGAGTAAATGTGAATGCCGGTTATTTGGCTTATATAACCTTGCTATCAATTGTCCCTATGCTGACGGTTTTATTGTCTATTTTGTCTTCATTTTCTGTTTTCTCTGATGTCGGTATAGTGCTACAGAGCTTTATTATTAATAACTTTGTGCCAGCCGCCGGAGACGCTGTTCACGGTGCATTGTTAGATTTCGTTGCAAATACCGGCAAGATGACGGCAGTTGGTAGTGCTTTCTTGTTTGTTGCTGCATTGATGTTGATATCCAATATAGATAAAAACCTGAACTATATCTGGCGAGTGACAGACAAAAGACGTGCTGTCTTGTCATTCTCTATGTATTGGATGGTGTTGACTCTTGGTCCTATCTTGGTTGGTGCCAGTATTGCGGCAACCTCGTATATTACGTCTTTAAATGTGATACAGCATGAAGCTGTGTCTGGGATCTACCATACCTTATTACGTAAATTACCTTTTATTTTGTCATTCTGTGCATTTGTTGGGTTGTACTTACTAGTGCCGAACAAAAAAGTACATTTTTCTCATGCGGTCATTGGTTCTCTTGTTGCCGCTATTCTATTCGAACTCAGTAAAAAGGGTTTTGCTGCTTACATTACTCAGTTCCCTTCTTATCAATTGATCTATGGTGCACTCGCGGCAATTCCAATCTTATTTGTTTGGGTATATTTATGCTGGTTAATTGTTTTGGTTGGTGCCGAAGTGACGGCTGCGCTAGGGGAGCAGGAACAGTGGAGAGAGAATCAAGAAATGGTACACTCTCTTGATAATTCTACCGTTGTAGTAAAAGGGAATCCGAGTGATAGCACTGATCCAAAGAGTGAGTGA
- the dtd gene encoding D-aminoacyl-tRNA deacylase — translation MIALIQRVSEAAVRVNGEVVGEIDQGLLVLLGVERDDDEAKAKRLVERVTTYRVFEDEAGKMNLNVQQVNGKVLVVSQFTLPADTKKGTRAGFSRGAHPSEAERLYDYFSEQCELVLPTERGQFAADMKVSLVNDGPVTFWLQV, via the coding sequence GTGATAGCACTGATCCAAAGAGTGAGTGAAGCCGCCGTTCGAGTAAATGGTGAGGTTGTTGGCGAAATAGACCAAGGTCTATTGGTATTATTAGGTGTTGAGCGTGATGATGATGAAGCAAAAGCTAAACGTCTAGTAGAACGTGTGACAACTTACCGCGTCTTTGAGGATGAAGCAGGTAAGATGAACCTTAATGTTCAACAAGTTAATGGTAAGGTACTCGTGGTATCACAATTTACGTTACCTGCGGATACTAAAAAAGGGACGCGTGCGGGCTTTTCTCGTGGTGCTCACCCTAGTGAAGCTGAACGTCTTTATGACTATTTTTCTGAACAATGCGAGTTAGTACTGCCCACAGAGCGCGGTCAATTTGCGGCGGATATGAAAGTGTCGCTCGTCAATGATGGACCGGTGACATTCTGGCTACAAGTTTAG
- a CDS encoding bifunctional GNAT family N-acetyltransferase/hotdog fold thioesterase — protein MFKLITPTTENQLNKYYHFRWQMLREPWRMPVGSERDEYDPMSHHRMIVDGRGRPMAIGRLYITSDSEGQIRYMAVKNSRRSKGMGSLILVALESLARQEGAKRLVCNAREDAISFYEKNSFERRGEINDQRGPVRHQQMVKHLDPMADVLRKPEWCNELQQRWEHQIPISDKMGIKINQYTGYQFECSAQLNPNLNPHNTMFAGSAFTLATLTGWGMTWLLMKERNLTGDIVLADSNIRYRHPVEQNPVASTSLDGISGDLDRLASGRKARIIIHVTIFSGDVAAVDFVGTYMLLPDYKKVLTVPENTDEPITA, from the coding sequence ATGTTTAAACTCATTACTCCGACAACTGAAAATCAACTCAACAAGTATTACCACTTTAGATGGCAAATGCTCCGAGAGCCTTGGCGTATGCCAGTTGGATCGGAACGTGATGAGTATGATCCCATGAGCCACCATCGAATGATTGTTGATGGTCGAGGCCGACCAATGGCGATTGGTCGCTTATACATAACGTCTGATTCTGAAGGCCAAATCCGCTATATGGCGGTAAAAAATTCCCGTCGCAGTAAAGGTATGGGTTCATTGATCTTGGTTGCTTTGGAGTCATTAGCGAGGCAAGAAGGCGCTAAACGCTTAGTATGTAACGCCCGTGAAGATGCCATCTCATTTTATGAGAAAAATAGCTTTGAGCGCCGAGGTGAGATTAATGACCAGCGTGGTCCTGTTCGTCACCAGCAAATGGTGAAGCATTTAGACCCAATGGCAGATGTATTGAGAAAGCCTGAATGGTGTAATGAGTTGCAGCAGCGTTGGGAACATCAAATCCCTATCAGCGATAAGATGGGAATCAAAATTAACCAATATACTGGTTATCAATTTGAATGTAGTGCTCAGCTGAACCCTAATTTGAACCCACATAATACAATGTTTGCAGGCTCTGCTTTCACTTTAGCTACATTAACTGGGTGGGGGATGACATGGTTACTCATGAAAGAGCGCAACCTCACGGGTGATATCGTTTTAGCAGACAGTAATATTCGCTATCGACATCCTGTTGAACAAAATCCAGTGGCTTCAACATCACTAGACGGTATCAGTGGTGATTTAGACCGTTTAGCTTCTGGTCGTAAAGCTCGAATTATCATTCATGTGACCATTTTTAGTGGCGACGTCGCGGCAGTCGATTTTGTGGGCACTTACATGCTTCTTCCTGACTATAAGAAGGTGCTGACGGTTCCAGAAAATACCGATGAACCCATTACTGCATAA
- a CDS encoding AsmA family protein has product MKKALMAFGIVLSIMIATVAALLLSLQTSYRVDIANSILKQTATYPITIEDIAYNAPYQLSLSGVQLGQENPLYIDQITLWLSSDTFKTRSWIFDSVLIDGLNLQQTRSSLLSTSAFLNKHNILLHQLAFNNLDFAHEGVSPGETFSARSLNLQITEPTWESEQQVFPYGKLQLSAEQIYWQDEAIDNLLIDVDYKPKDSTAYGVSFLWRDAQVSGQAEQFDQAWSLINVTIDGLRLNEQQAKNILTKDWSLSAFKINHLNSVDILRSDVQWQGGHFAGFDISLENIQLPLKQWQQNKGSISIQANSLTLSQHIWVEPSVKLSLMPNTIIVDDLFTQWLQGSIQLSGEITPDSMRLNQLSIQGVKWFKEEAKNQVLPSFINSEWLSDLKDLSINELNIERSQFIQLAQHPYWQVSGFNVEGQQLTIVKNRKLGLWQGQLRASANNASYQSIVSSHPLLEMNSNQGVWQLTRFFAPLERGYVDAHSTFDFSKPSQPWSLSLTADGLPITPFTNLLALPFEVTGLSEFELQASGLGGDLLMFSHTLDGQVTGSIRNGELVFPAHHSQTDQPRIENANFEIPELAINADRGRLELSPAEISGKDWNGDIRGKLDLSQVQESTLFMSLSNECARYSGKPNDIKFSQDTQCQSKNADQLNATQLNATQPE; this is encoded by the coding sequence ATGAAAAAAGCACTGATGGCTTTTGGTATTGTTTTATCAATAATGATAGCAACCGTTGCCGCGTTGCTATTAAGCCTGCAAACCTCTTATCGTGTAGATATCGCCAACTCGATTCTTAAACAAACGGCGACTTACCCTATTACGATTGAAGACATTGCTTACAACGCCCCTTATCAGCTCTCGCTATCAGGAGTTCAACTTGGGCAAGAGAATCCCTTATATATTGATCAAATCACGCTGTGGTTAAGCTCCGATACGTTTAAAACGAGAAGCTGGATTTTCGATAGCGTACTTATCGACGGTCTTAACCTTCAACAAACTAGATCGTCACTACTATCCACTTCGGCTTTTCTTAACAAGCACAACATTCTTCTTCATCAATTAGCATTCAATAACCTCGACTTTGCCCACGAAGGTGTATCTCCAGGTGAAACCTTTAGCGCCCGAAGCCTCAACCTACAAATTACTGAGCCCACTTGGGAAAGTGAACAACAAGTTTTTCCCTACGGAAAACTGCAGCTAAGTGCTGAGCAAATTTACTGGCAAGATGAGGCCATAGACAATTTATTAATTGATGTTGACTACAAACCTAAAGACAGCACCGCTTACGGGGTATCTTTTTTATGGCGAGACGCGCAAGTTTCAGGACAAGCAGAGCAGTTTGACCAAGCTTGGTCATTAATCAACGTCACTATTGATGGATTAAGACTTAATGAGCAACAAGCCAAAAATATTCTTACGAAAGATTGGAGCCTAAGTGCTTTTAAGATCAACCATCTCAATAGCGTCGATATATTACGCAGTGATGTTCAGTGGCAAGGTGGGCACTTTGCTGGGTTTGATATTTCACTAGAAAATATCCAACTTCCATTGAAACAATGGCAACAAAATAAAGGCAGTATTTCCATTCAAGCGAATAGCTTAACTTTAAGTCAGCATATTTGGGTGGAACCGAGTGTGAAGCTAAGTTTAATGCCAAACACTATCATTGTGGATGACTTATTTACTCAATGGTTGCAAGGCAGCATTCAGCTCAGCGGAGAAATCACTCCAGATTCAATGCGTCTTAATCAACTCTCAATTCAGGGGGTTAAATGGTTTAAAGAGGAAGCTAAAAATCAAGTTTTACCTTCATTCATTAACTCTGAGTGGTTAAGTGACCTCAAAGATTTATCCATAAACGAGCTCAACATAGAGCGCAGTCAGTTTATCCAACTTGCCCAGCATCCCTATTGGCAAGTTTCCGGTTTTAATGTTGAAGGTCAGCAATTAACAATAGTAAAGAATCGCAAGCTGGGGCTATGGCAGGGGCAACTTAGAGCCAGTGCTAATAATGCCAGTTACCAAAGCATTGTGAGTTCACATCCTTTGCTCGAAATGAACAGTAATCAAGGTGTATGGCAATTAACGCGCTTCTTTGCTCCACTTGAGCGTGGATATGTGGATGCACACTCAACGTTTGATTTTTCGAAGCCAAGTCAGCCTTGGAGTCTATCTCTCACAGCTGATGGATTACCCATCACACCATTCACCAACTTGCTAGCTCTGCCATTTGAAGTCACAGGGCTTAGTGAATTTGAACTGCAAGCCAGCGGTTTAGGCGGTGATCTGTTGATGTTTAGCCACACTCTCGACGGTCAGGTAACCGGTAGCATTAGAAATGGAGAATTGGTTTTTCCTGCACATCATTCTCAAACCGATCAACCTCGAATCGAAAATGCGAATTTTGAAATTCCAGAGTTAGCAATAAACGCAGATAGGGGACGATTGGAGCTATCTCCCGCAGAGATATCAGGGAAAGATTGGAATGGAGATATAAGAGGGAAACTTGATTTGTCACAGGTACAAGAAAGTACATTATTCATGTCGTTAAGCAACGAATGTGCTCGTTATAGTGGTAAACCAAACGATATTAAATTCTCACAAGATACCCAATGCCAATCAAAAAACGCTGATCAACTAAATGCCACTCAACTAAACGCCACCCAACCAGAGTAG
- the pckA gene encoding phosphoenolpyruvate carboxykinase (ATP), giving the protein MTVMEHTKAAQIDLTKHGLTGVTEVLRNPSYEQLFVEETLPGLEGYEKGVVTELGSVAVDTGIFTGRSPKDKYIVKDDTTRDTMWWSDQGKNDNKAITTEVWSELKELVTTQLSGKRLFVIDGYCGANPDTRLSVRIITEVAWQAHFVKNMFIRPSEEELATFEPDFVVMNGAKTTNPNWEKQGLNSENFVAFNLTERVQVIGGTWYGGEMKKGMFAMMNYLLPLQGIASMHCSANVGEEGDVAVFFGLSGTGKTTLSTDPKRQLIGDDEHGWDDDGIFNFEGGCYAKTIRLSKEAEPEIYNAIRRDALLENVTVRGDGSINFDDGSKTENTRVSYPIHHIDNIVKPVSKAGHAQKVIFLTADAFGVLPPVSKLTPEQTKYHFLSGFTAKLAGTERGITEPTPTFSAAFGAAFLTLHPTQYAEVLVKRMEAAGAEAYLVNTGWNGSGKRISIQDTRGIIDAILDGSIDNAETKVIPMFNLEIPLSLHDVDPTILDPRDTYTDPLQWESKAKDLAERFINNFDKYTDNDEGKALVAAGPQLD; this is encoded by the coding sequence ATGACTGTTATGGAACATACAAAGGCTGCACAAATTGATCTAACTAAGCACGGACTTACTGGCGTTACTGAGGTTCTTCGCAACCCAAGCTACGAGCAGTTATTCGTTGAAGAAACACTTCCAGGTTTAGAAGGCTACGAAAAAGGTGTAGTCACAGAGCTTGGTTCTGTTGCTGTTGACACTGGTATCTTTACTGGCCGCTCACCGAAAGATAAATACATTGTAAAAGATGACACAACACGTGATACCATGTGGTGGTCAGATCAAGGCAAAAATGACAATAAAGCAATTACTACTGAAGTATGGAGCGAGCTAAAAGAATTAGTTACGACTCAACTATCTGGTAAACGCCTATTTGTAATTGACGGTTATTGTGGTGCAAACCCAGACACTCGCCTAAGTGTTCGAATTATTACTGAAGTGGCATGGCAAGCTCATTTCGTTAAAAACATGTTCATCCGCCCATCAGAAGAAGAATTAGCAACGTTTGAACCAGATTTCGTGGTAATGAATGGTGCTAAAACAACCAACCCTAACTGGGAAAAACAAGGTCTTAATTCAGAAAACTTCGTCGCATTTAACCTAACTGAGCGCGTACAAGTCATTGGCGGTACTTGGTATGGCGGTGAAATGAAGAAAGGCATGTTTGCAATGATGAACTACTTGCTACCTCTGCAAGGTATTGCATCAATGCACTGTAGTGCTAACGTCGGCGAAGAAGGCGATGTTGCGGTATTCTTCGGTCTTTCTGGTACAGGTAAAACAACACTATCAACAGATCCTAAGCGTCAACTCATTGGTGATGATGAGCACGGCTGGGATGATGACGGTATCTTCAACTTTGAAGGCGGTTGTTACGCTAAGACCATCCGCTTATCTAAAGAAGCAGAACCTGAAATCTACAATGCGATTCGTCGTGATGCTCTATTAGAAAACGTCACCGTTCGTGGCGATGGCTCTATCAACTTTGATGATGGTTCTAAAACAGAAAACACTCGTGTTTCTTACCCAATTCATCATATTGATAACATTGTTAAACCAGTATCAAAAGCGGGTCATGCTCAGAAAGTTATCTTCTTAACAGCCGATGCTTTTGGGGTTCTACCACCAGTGTCTAAACTGACACCAGAGCAAACGAAGTACCACTTCCTATCTGGCTTTACAGCGAAACTGGCAGGTACAGAGCGTGGTATCACTGAACCAACACCTACGTTCTCTGCGGCATTCGGTGCGGCATTCCTAACTCTTCACCCAACTCAGTACGCTGAAGTGCTTGTGAAGCGTATGGAAGCGGCTGGCGCTGAAGCTTACCTAGTAAATACTGGTTGGAATGGTTCTGGTAAGCGTATTTCAATTCAAGACACACGTGGCATCATTGATGCGATTCTTGATGGCTCTATTGATAATGCTGAAACGAAAGTTATCCCTATGTTTAACTTAGAGATCCCACTTTCTTTGCATGACGTTGACCCAACGATTCTGGACCCTCGTGATACCTACACTGACCCACTACAATGGGAAAGCAAAGCGAAAGATCTAGCAGAACGCTTCATCAACAACTTTGATAAGTACACTGACAACGACGAAGGTAAAGCACTGGTTGCAGCAGGTCCTCAGCTAGACTAA
- the hslO gene encoding Hsp33 family molecular chaperone HslO, with protein sequence MANNVLNRYLFEDLSVRGELVQLDEAYQNIISSKEYPVAVQKLLGELLVSTTLLTATLKFEGSITMQLQGDGPVSLAVINGDNDQKIRGVARFEGEIADDAGLHDLMGKGHLVITIDPKKGERYQGIVGLEGNTLAEVLEGYFANSEQLKTRLWLRTGEHEGKAHAAGMLLQIMPDGTGSPDDFEHLEQLTDTVKNEELFSLEANDLLYRLYNQEKVQVFTPQQVEFFCGCSRERSGAAIITVAQEEIYDIISTEGSVALHCDYCGTNYAFDKTDVDALYAQAADKGNNTVH encoded by the coding sequence ATGGCAAATAACGTTTTAAATCGCTACCTATTTGAAGACCTATCTGTACGCGGTGAATTGGTGCAACTGGATGAAGCATACCAAAATATCATTTCTAGCAAGGAATACCCTGTAGCGGTTCAAAAACTACTTGGTGAGCTATTAGTTTCTACGACTCTTCTTACTGCAACATTAAAGTTTGAAGGCTCAATCACAATGCAACTGCAAGGTGACGGTCCTGTTTCCCTTGCTGTGATTAATGGCGACAATGATCAAAAAATCCGTGGTGTCGCTCGTTTTGAAGGTGAGATCGCAGATGATGCTGGTCTTCACGATTTGATGGGTAAAGGTCACTTAGTGATCACTATCGATCCGAAAAAAGGCGAACGCTATCAAGGTATCGTAGGTCTTGAAGGCAATACATTAGCTGAAGTACTTGAAGGGTACTTTGCTAACTCTGAACAGCTAAAGACGCGCCTATGGCTGCGTACTGGCGAACATGAAGGTAAAGCTCACGCTGCTGGTATGCTTCTACAAATCATGCCGGATGGCACTGGCTCTCCAGATGACTTTGAACATTTAGAGCAATTAACAGATACAGTTAAAAATGAAGAGCTCTTCTCTTTAGAAGCGAATGATCTGCTTTACCGTTTATACAACCAAGAAAAGGTTCAGGTGTTTACACCACAACAAGTCGAATTTTTCTGTGGGTGTTCTCGTGAACGAAGTGGTGCTGCGATCATCACCGTTGCTCAAGAAGAGATTTACGACATCATCAGTACTGAAGGCAGTGTTGCACTTCACTGTGATTACTGTGGCACAAACTACGCGTTCGACAAAACTGATGTGGACGCTTTATATGCTCAAGCGGCAGATAAAGGCAATAATACGGTTCATTAA
- the hslR gene encoding ribosome-associated heat shock protein Hsp15: MKTPNEAVRLDKWLWAARFYKTRSIARNMVDGGKVHYNGQRSKPSKIVELGAVILLRQGNEEKTVTIEKISDQRRGAPEAQTLYAETQESVAKRETFAEQRRLHAQNPSPERRPDKKQRRDIIKFKSQ, translated from the coding sequence ATGAAAACTCCTAATGAAGCTGTCAGGCTAGATAAATGGTTATGGGCAGCTCGCTTTTACAAAACTCGCTCAATTGCTCGTAATATGGTCGATGGTGGTAAAGTCCACTATAATGGTCAACGCAGTAAACCAAGCAAAATTGTCGAACTTGGGGCCGTAATTTTACTGCGTCAGGGTAATGAAGAGAAAACCGTTACGATCGAAAAAATTTCCGATCAACGACGTGGAGCTCCAGAAGCTCAAACTCTCTACGCCGAAACGCAAGAAAGCGTAGCAAAACGTGAAACATTCGCTGAGCAACGAAGGTTACACGCACAAAACCCAAGCCCTGAGCGCCGACCTGACAAAAAGCAGCGTCGCGACATCATCAAATTCAAGAGTCAATAA
- the gspC gene encoding type II secretion system protein GspC, whose amino-acid sequence MKLLELGSGLDRFPALNRLLQNGTVFQQKISVLTCCILLGITAWILGQLVWFIQPSEQSVTPWKASISSSNRQQASLDISALQKGNLFGAYSQVVAPVVEQPVVTDAPKTRLNLVLVGAVASSNPNLSLAVIANRGKQATYGINEEIEGTRAKLKAVLIDRVIIDNSGRDETLMLDGREYKKLSATQMKAKPAPSNRGNNPSSADKLSEIKALIAKDPQQLFQYVRLSQVKRDGNVLGYRVSPGKAPELFKSVGLESGDIAIQLNGNDLTDPAAMGKVFRTLQEQSELSITVERDGQQHDIFIEF is encoded by the coding sequence GTGAAGTTATTAGAACTCGGTAGTGGGCTTGATAGGTTTCCTGCATTAAACCGGTTATTACAGAATGGAACAGTATTCCAGCAAAAGATCAGTGTACTAACTTGCTGCATACTACTTGGTATCACAGCATGGATCTTAGGTCAGTTAGTATGGTTTATCCAGCCATCAGAGCAATCTGTCACACCTTGGAAAGCCAGTATCTCCTCATCGAACCGTCAGCAAGCATCTTTAGATATTTCAGCTTTACAGAAAGGCAATCTATTTGGTGCTTACAGCCAAGTAGTTGCGCCCGTTGTTGAGCAGCCCGTGGTGACTGACGCACCGAAAACACGACTTAACTTAGTGTTAGTTGGGGCGGTGGCGAGTTCTAATCCAAATCTTAGTCTTGCCGTTATTGCCAATCGCGGTAAGCAAGCGACTTACGGGATCAATGAAGAAATTGAAGGTACGAGAGCAAAACTCAAAGCCGTACTTATTGACCGTGTAATTATTGATAATTCAGGTCGTGATGAAACTTTAATGTTAGATGGGCGTGAATATAAAAAGCTTTCAGCTACACAAATGAAAGCAAAGCCGGCCCCTTCTAACCGTGGAAATAACCCAAGTTCTGCTGATAAATTGTCGGAAATTAAAGCACTTATCGCTAAGGACCCACAGCAGCTATTTCAGTACGTTCGTTTATCGCAGGTTAAGCGAGATGGAAACGTACTGGGCTATCGTGTTAGTCCTGGTAAAGCGCCGGAACTATTTAAGTCTGTTGGGCTCGAATCGGGTGATATTGCAATTCAGTTGAATGGTAATGACCTCACAGATCCTGCCGCTATGGGCAAGGTATTTCGTACATTACAAGAACAATCAGAGCTCAGCATTACTGTTGAAAGAGACGGTCAGCAACATGATATATTTATTGAATTTTAA